agaaaacagtttttttttttgttttcttctttgagacggagtctcgctttgtcgcccaggctggagtacagtggcgcgatctcggcttacagcaagctctgcctcccgggttcacaccatcctcctgcctcagcctcccgagtagctgggactacaggcgcctgccacaatgcccggctaattttttgtatttttagtagagaagggatttcaccgtgttagccaggatggtcttgatctcctgacctcgtgatctgcccgcctcggcctcccaaagtgctgggattacgggcgtgagccaccgcgcccagcctgagaaAACAGTTTTTGGttgtgttttttggttgttgcTGTTGTCGTTtcgttttttgagaaggaattttgctcttgttgcccaggctggagtgcaatggcacgatcgcggctcactgcaacctctgcctcctgagttcaagcaattctcctgtctcagcctccgaagtagctgggattacaggtgtgctccaccacacccagataattttttttgtatttttagtagagacggggtttcatcatgttggccaggctagtctcgaactcctgacctcaggtgatctgcccgcctcggcctcccaaagtgctgggattataggcatgagccatggtgcccagcccggtttattgttttaagccaccaacttGTGGGAACTGGTTATAGCGGCCACAGGAAAGCCCCTGCTGGACATCGTTATGATCCCTTTTGCCTCAGCCCTGAATATTCCAGGCTGGTCCAGAACCTCAGCCCCAGCTTTTCAGGTCCCTGGTCACGGCTCTCCTCTGGGAGCCTAGGGGCTCCTCTCAAAGCAGGGGAAATGTTAACTGTAAAGGTTAAAttgcattatttcttttatttttattatttttttaataccaaaaaaagagacaaggttttgccgtgttgccgaagctggtctcaaactcctggcctcaactgatcctcctgtctcggcctcccaaagtgctgggatgacaggcatgagcactgtgcCCTGCCTTGTGCTTTTATTTCTAAACACATTTTCCTAATGTATTTTTCTGATGACTCCTAAGGGGAGGATGGctgttttggctgggtgtggtggtgcacacctgtagtcccagctactcaggaggctgagtggggaggatcgcttgagcccaggagtttgaggctgcagtgagctatgatggtgccactgttctccagcccaggaaacagagcaaggccctgtctctaaaaaaataaatattaaaaaaaacaaaaacaaaccaaaaacaaggaAGAGCAACTGCATAGCTGCCTGACAAAACGAGAGCGTGGCTCAGCCCCACGGCCCTGCGCGGCCTCCCTGGAAGCCCCTGcgctgtgctgggcactgggctcCCCATCCAGGTGCTGCATCTGCCCGGCTCTGTGCTCTGAGTGCGTGTGATGTGCCTGAGGTGTCAGGGCAGGGAGGAGGATTGATCTCGATGGTGACCCAGTGAGGTAGGTGTCattggccccattttacagatagggaaacccgggcatcagcgtgacctggccTAGGCAAGGCCTTTGGGGCAGACCCAGATCTGACTCAGCCCCGAGGGTGCAGGGAGCTGGCTTTCTCCGCCAGACAAGCAGGCCAGCTGCTGCACTCCCCCCTCCGtaaggggctgggggtgggggccccACCCTGTACGGACCCCTCACCAGCTTCTCCCCGAGGATGCTGCTGGGGACTCCTGGCACCCCTTGCCTCTGCTGTGGCTGTGTCACGCCTGTCCTGCCAACTGTTGTTCTGGGCGTGGACATTTGGGACTCCCCGTTGAGGACGCCTGGGCTGCGCTCTGGGAGCCGGAGCAGCTGGCCACCCTGCCCCACAGTTCCCTAGAGGCCCTCCAGCTCAGCACAGACCCAACCCCAGATGGGGGCTCCTGCCCCCTTGGAGGTGGTAGGCTGCCCTGTGCCCTCCTGGGCGCTGCCACAGTGCTGGGTGACCTCCAGCATGGTGCCCACTGACATTCTGAGGCAGGAGCCCAGAGGGCCCACAATGCACCACCGCATCCAGGCAACACTTGCAGAAATGCTCTGCAAATAAAGTCATCGCCACTGATGCGAACAGGGCAGCCACCAGGTACCTCTGCCAGCAGGCCTGCTGCCTGCCCACAGCCAAGGGAGCCAGTCAGGCGGGCTGCTGATGAAGAGGCCCCACTGCCTGCCACACGCTCTCTGGGCTCCCGGAAGCCTGGAGGTATCGCTCCTGCCCTTGGCATGCAGCTACCTTCCATGTGGGAAAGCCTGGGGCCAGTGGTCACGGAGGGAGTGGCTTCAGGAACGAGAAATTGGTAGTTTGTCCTCCAGAGGGAACATGGGCACTGTGGCTGGTGGGCTCCGTGGACAGGAGCCACATTGCTGGCCCCAGGACCCCCAACCTGCCATCCCCCCCGCCACACAGTGGGCTCAGCAGGACTCCTCAATTAGCCTCTTTGCAGGGCATGGTGACCCTGGTGGGTGCACGGGCCTGGAGAAGGTGTAGTGGTCTGCAAGGGCCATGGGTGACTGCAGCTCCTCAGTGTCCCTGGTGTGGGTGAGCCTGGTGATGTCTGTCCTCATGGACCACTGTTTCCACCCCTTATGGATTCTGGACACTTCTTGGCGGGAATGGTCCGTGGCCAGCACGTAGATAATGGGGTCAGCCACGCTGTTCACCGTGGACAGGCACAGAAACACCACAGAGGCTGTATACAGCCTTTCCTCCAAGCCGCACATGGCGTTCCTGTCTCCTCTGTAGTAGGAAAAGGCAGCGGCTTTGACGAGGAGAACCAGGTGGTACGGGGCGAAGCACACCAGGAAGATGACAACCACCGCGATGGCCGAGTGCTTCACCTTGGCCTTCTGGGCAGCACTTAAGCCCATGCTCCGCTTGATGCTCCTGAAAATCCGGTGGTTGGTGAAGGCAATGATGGAGAGAGGGATGGCAAAGCCAACGGTGAACCTGGCATAGTAGTACCCGGCAATCCTGCTGTCCATCTGCAGCATGTCGAAGCAGGTTTCCTTGTCTTCCGTCTGAAACACTGGGTAGTGAACGATCCCGACGAGGATAAAGATGCAGGCGGAGATGAGGATGGCGGTCCTCTGGCGGCGGTGGCCCCGGCTCTCCAGCGCGTACACCACGGCCACGAAGCGGTCGCAGGAGATGCAGCACAGGAAGAGGATGCTGACGTAGATGTTGCAGAAGAAGATGTAGGCGGTCACCTTGCAGGCCAGCAGGCCCAGGGTCCAGCGGTGCTGGTTGCGGATATAGATGACCCAGAGCGGCAGCGTGCCCGTGTACAGCAGCTCGCAGAGTGCCAGGCAGAGCAGGTAGATGGCCAGCACGTTGCCCTGCAGTACCTGCAGCAGCGCCAGCCACGCAGTCAGGCAGTTGGCCGGCACCCCCAGCGTGCACACTGCGCTGTACACCACGACCAGGACTATCCTGCTCTCCTCGAAGGACACGTTGTTGCAGGTCTTGGTGGGGAGACCCAGGGAGGCCCACGGGGTAATGGTCACTGGGGTGGCGTTTCCTGTGGGACAGAGACAAGAGTGAGGACGGGAGTCCCTGGAAACCACCTGGGAGAGACTCTACTGTGGGAAGAAAGGATAGAAGCTTTGTGGTAGCTCAGACTAGACACACGCAGGTGtttaaaacatttccaaattGATTTTTTAGAGCAATTATTAGATAGCGGATCTCCAACCCAGCAGCATCATGGACAAAGAATGCAGGCTGGGCAATACTGAatcgtttttcttttttgttttttttgaaatggagttttgctcttgtggcccaggttggagtgcagtggcacaacctcagctcactgcaacctctgcctcctgggttcaggcaattctcctgcctcagcctcccaagtagccaggattacaggcaagtgccaccatgcctggctaatttttgtatttttagtagagacggggtttcaccacattggccaggctggtcttgaattcctgacctcaggtaatccgcctgcatcagcctcccaaagtgctgggattacaggcgtgagccactgtgtctgggcAATGCTGAGTCTTTGTAACTCACTGAGGTCAGTTTTCAAAAATGTTGCTTGGGgctcggcacggtggctcacacctgtaatcccagcattttgggaggctgagtcaggcagatcacttgaggtcaggagtttgagaccagcctggccaacatggagaaatcctgtctctactaaaagttttaaaaaagtagttgggcatgctggctcgcacctgtaatcccagctactctggaggctgaggcaggagaatcacttgaacccaggaggcggaggttgcagtgagctgagatcgtgctgctgtactccagcctgggcaactagagtgagactccttctcaaaaaaaaaaaaaaaaaaaaaaagttgcttgtGTGTTTGAAAAGAATGTTGATCCTGTAATTGCTGTGTGAGTGCTCTTCTAAGCAGTCTGTTAGGTGCTGCTACTACGCCCTTCCAGCGCTGTTCCCACTTTGCCTCCACTCCCCACCTGGTCCCATAGCTGGGCACTGCCTCATCCTAATTCCTAATCtgtagttttttgggtttttttttgttttgttttgtttgtttttagatggagtctctccctctgttgcccaggctggagtgcagtggcgcgatctcagctcactgcaacctccacctcccgggttcaagggattctcctgcctcagcctcctgagtagctgggattacaggcactcgccaccacgctcaactaatttttgtatttttagtagagacaaggtttcaccaggttggccaggctggtctcgaactcctgacctcgggtgatctgcccaccttggcctcccaaagtgctgggattacaggtgtgagccaccacgccgggccacttgtttttgtgcatttaaaaaattcagctgggcgtggtggctcacgcctgtaatcccagcactttgggaggccaaggcggggagatcactcaaggtcaggagttcgagaccagcctggccaacctggtgaaaccttgtctctactaaaaatacaaaaattagacgggtgtggtggcaggtgcctgtaggcccagctacttgggaggctgaggcaggagaatgatgtgaacccgggaggcagagattgtgccaccgcactccagccggggtgacagagcaagactccatctcaaaaaaaaaaaaatcggcccCATGGGCCGTTCATTCCtttaatcccaacgctttggaaggacaaggcaggtggatcacctgaggtctggagttccagaccagcctgaccaacatagtgaaatcccatttctactaaaaatacaaaaattagccaggcatggtgggcacctgtaatcccagctacttgggaggctgatgcaggagaatcccttgaaccagggaggcagaagctgcagtgagccgagattgtgccactgcactccagcctgggtgatagagtgagactcaatcgcaagaaaaaaaaattgaaaaagtgtAAAACggtggcaaaatacacataacaaggAATTTACCATTGTAACCGTTTTTCAGTAGCACTGGCACATTCACATTCTTCTGCAACCATTGCCAACATCCGTCGGCAGAACCTTCTCACCTTCCCAAACGGAGACCCTGCCCCAGGAAGCACTTGCTCCGCATTTGCTCCCAGCCCCCGggcctccattccactttgtctCTGTGCGCTGGGCTCCCCTGTCACCTCCCCACGTGGGTGGGCATCTGTGCGTGTCTTCAGCGTGTGTCCTTCCGTGTCTCAAGTGCTCCACTCGCCACAGTGTCCTCAAGCTCCCTCCTGTTGCAGCGTGTGCCAGGATTTCCCTTCCTTTCAAAGGTGggatggtattccatggtattcAGTGTGTCCTCCAGGGTCtcaccaaaaatataaatatatatatatattccattgtgCCCTTCCATTGTGAACAATCCTCCAAATGTGGCGTGTGCCGTGTTCTGCTCAGCCATGACTCCGCGGACAGACGCTCGGCTGCCTCTGCGCCTTAGCTGAGCTGCTGAGAATAACGGTGTTAAGAACATGAGGAGGCCTGTTCACGCCCCTGCTTTCCGTTCTCCTGGGTCAGACCCACAGCTGGCATTGCTGGATCTCATGGCAGTTCCATCTCATCTTGCGGGGCGCCTCCGAGCTGTTCTCCACGGTGGCGGCACCGGCCCACCTTCCCCGGCGGAGTGCAGGGCTCCGGTCTCCCCACAGCCTCGCTGCGCTTGCTGGGTTTCTCTGGGTGAGTGTCGTGCCCCTTGCTCACCTTCCTCcctgggcagagggagagagtGGGTATGACTGGGCTGTCTCACACTCAGTTGTCACCACTTCGCCCAAGACACAGGGCTGTGGCGGGCGGCGGGGGGCAGTGAAGGCAGTTCTCGGGTGGGAGGCCCAACGCCTGTGTTTGCACTCACTGTTCTTCACCCGGATGGCTCTTTTCCCATCAAACGAGCGCCCCAGCCTCGCTGTGCGAGTCCTGAGCTCAGAGGAAGTTTCCGGCCCCCTACACGGCCCGTCTCTTTCATGACAATCACACGCCCTGGGAGGCAGAACCAGAATCCAAAACACAAGGGGAGACGCAGGCAAGACCCGGGGTGGCCAGAGGGgcccttcccacctcagcctgcacaGAGCTGCTCTGGTCTGTTCCCTCCCCGACCTCCTACggctcccccaccccacacatcGTCGCCAGTGCGGTCTCAGTCAGGGCCTCGGTGCCCCTCAGTCCCACACCCCCTGCTCCAGGCCTCACCCAGCCTTGGGACCTTCACCTCTGGACACCAGGTCCGTGGTGTCTGTGGCTCTGTGCCCATCTGGTGAGGAGGCTGTCCCCCGCTCCCCCGCCTCCTGCCACAAGTGACCTCCTGGGAAGAGAGCCTTCCTGGCGGGTCAGAAGTAGGGGCAACGGCACCAGGAGACGCAAGGATGTGGGGGGCTGGCGGTCAGCTCCTCATGGCCGGGACCATGCAGGGCTCCCCTGGGACCTGTGGGACAGTCCCCTGACTCAGTACTTCGTCGCCCTCCCAGGAGCCACCAACTATGCCCTCATTTCTGTTCCTGGCTTCCCAGAACTTCACAAAAGAATTATGAAATCAGCCCTTCGTTTCTCCATGTAGCACCTCTAGATTTATTATTGCTGAGCTAGTTTTTATCTTGATAATCTATTTTTATGTGTTAATTTTTGAATTATGAGACAACATCCTTCATGGAAAAATTCTCATGGGCTTCCTCTTACATGTTCAAAGTCGGAGAAGGCTCTCTCACCTGGCATATTTTGCGGGTTCCAATCTCAGTGTGGCTCTAAGATAAGCTTTCTAAGTACATGTCATGCGTCTTGTCGGTCCTATCAAGACGTTCACTCTGAGAGTTTAAAATGACCTGGAGAAAGAGTAGGTTGAAATTGTTTTAGGGAAATCAGATTGAATCACAAGTTAACCCATTGACAAACGGCTAGTGAGTATTTACTAATTTACTAAGTGGCCCGTTGATTTGTAGGTGTTTTTTAACTGTTAAGACTCTGCCGTTGCATCCACATGATAAATACAAGCAAGGCTCCAAGCCAACAGGCATCAAAACGTCACATTAGGCACTGCGACTatatactattctttttttttttttttttttgagatggagtcttgctctgtcgcccaggctggagtgcattggcacaatctcggctcactgcaacctctgcctctcaggttcaaactattctcctgcagcagcctcttgagtagctgggactacagtcgcctgccaccatacccagctaaattttttttttttttttttttttttttgagacagagttgcactctattgctcaggctggagtgcaa
The genomic region above belongs to Pongo pygmaeus isolate AG05252 chromosome 15, NHGRI_mPonPyg2-v2.0_pri, whole genome shotgun sequence and contains:
- the GPR132 gene encoding probable G-protein coupled receptor 132, which gives rise to MPGNATPVTITPWASLGLPTKTCNNVSFEESRIVLVVVYSAVCTLGVPANCLTAWLALLQVLQGNVLAIYLLCLALCELLYTGTLPLWVIYIRNQHRWTLGLLACKVTAYIFFCNIYVSILFLCCISCDRFVAVVYALESRGHRRQRTAILISACIFILVGIVHYPVFQTEDKETCFDMLQMDSRIAGYYYARFTVGFAIPLSIIAFTNHRIFRSIKRSMGLSAAQKAKVKHSAIAVVVIFLVCFAPYHLVLLVKAAAFSYYRGDRNAMCGLEERLYTASVVFLCLSTVNSVADPIIYVLATDHSRQEVSRIHKGWKQWSMRTDITRLTHTRDTEELQSPMALADHYTFSRPVHPPGSPCPAKRLIEESC